From one Parambassis ranga chromosome 5, fParRan2.1, whole genome shotgun sequence genomic stretch:
- the c5h1orf159 gene encoding uncharacterized protein C1orf159 homolog, whose amino-acid sequence MALSFLLVLAATVILIRPETPVTKALHQNSLECCSDKQKTNSSCSNDTHCEPGCFLRVLENSNTVCIFCDSAAVDMENITVCTYNYTVERKNHTTVTTVIPKIGGPGVAASLLLGTLLISLFLILSVASFFYLKRSNRLPSIFYRRNKAFIFQPSETAVMIPSSSVRKPRYVRRERPSATSTLNSATITTTTTQDYNV is encoded by the exons ATGGCTTTGTCATTCCTTTTAGTCCTGGCTGCCACTGTGATTCTTATTAGACCAGAGACACCTGTAACTAAG GCCCTACATCAGAACTCACTCGAGTGCTGCAGcgacaaacagaaaacaaacagttcatgctcaaatgacacacactgtgaaccAG GATGCTTCTTGCGTGTCCTTGAGAACAGCAACACTGTCTGCATCTTCTGTGATTCAGCAGCTGTTGATATGGAGAACATCACAGTCTGCACCTACA ACTACACAGTGGAGCGCAAAAATCATACAACTGTCACTACTGTCATTCCTAAAATTG gTGGCCCTGGTGTGGCAGCATCACTCCTTCTGGGAACACTGTTGATCAGCCTTTTCCTGATCCTCTCTGTTGCTTCCTTTTTCTACCTCAAACGATCCAACCGGCTCCCGAGCATCTTCTACCGCCGCAACAAGG CCTTCATATTCCAGCCAAGTGAGACA GCTGTCATGATTCCCTCCTCGTCAG TGAGGAAGCCAAGATATGTCAGAAGGGAGCGGCCCTCTGCAACATCCACACTGAATAGTGCCACTATAACTACAACCACCACACAAGACTATAatgtgtag